Proteins from one Gossypium raimondii isolate GPD5lz chromosome 8, ASM2569854v1, whole genome shotgun sequence genomic window:
- the LOC105791244 gene encoding two-component response regulator 24 → MSGNGASSSSLNMISGEDVVNNNLSALVVDDSPLLRLLHDIHLKKYGLKVQVAENGKVAVDLFHLGASFDLVLMDKEMPVMNGVEATKELRAMGVTSMIVGVTSKDGPGEQQAFMEAGLDYCFEKPLTPEIISFLLEELNKHNNKN, encoded by the exons ATGTCGGGAAATGGTGCATCGAGTTCATCATTGAACATGATATCAGGTGAAGACGTGGTTAACAATAACTTGAGTGCGCTGGTTGTTGATGATAGTCCACTTCTGCGATTGCTCCATGATATACATCTTAAGAAGTATGGACTAAAGGTTCAAGTTGCTGAAAATGGGAAAGTTGCTGTCGATCTTTTCCATTTGGGAGCTTCTTTCGATCTCGTTCTAATGGACAAGGAAATGCCTGTCATGAATGGTGTTGAG gCTACTAAGGAGCTGAGAGCTATGGGGGTGACTAGCATGATCGTTGGTGTAACTTCAAAAGACGGACCGGGTGAGCAGCAAGCTTTCATGGAGGCAGGCTTGGATTATTGCTTTGAAAAACCTTTGACTCCTGAGATCATCAGTTTTCTTCTGGAAGAGCTCAACAAGCACAACAACAAGAATtaa